In one Sander lucioperca isolate FBNREF2018 chromosome 7, SLUC_FBN_1.2, whole genome shotgun sequence genomic region, the following are encoded:
- the gins3 gene encoding DNA replication complex GINS protein PSF3, translating to MDTQSYLPVQPGVGMGENFLSLDDIVLSHERLPIRTECSFPRLGFLEKSSDSQDIPEGTKMELPLWLSKGLYEKKRRVLSVELPKVYREGWRTVFNADPNVVDLHKMGPYYYGLGSQMLHFDSPENPEIAQTLLQTFIGRFRRNMDSSQNAYNEDTSALVERLDCLEKALFTSGQSGLNNFQSWEKGQASQLTASSLVLNYRKRKITDIQP from the exons ATGGATACACAGTCATATCTACCTGTACAACCTGGGGTGGGGATGGGGGAGAATTTCCTGTCTCTCGACGATATTGTACTCTCTCATGAAAGACTTCCCATCCGGACAGAGTGCAGTTTTCCCCGGCTGGGATTTCTGGAAAAGTCGAGTGACTCGCAGGACATACCGGAG GGTACAAAGATGGAGCTTCCGTTGTGGCTGTCCAAGGGTCTGTAcgagaagaagaggagagtgTTGTCAGTGGAGCTTCCGAAGGTGTACAGAGAGGGCTGGAGGACGGTGTTCAACGCTGACCCCAATGTGGTGGATCTGCATAAGATGGGGCCTTACTACTATGGCCTGGGGTCCCAGATGCTGCACTTTGACAGTCCAGAGAACCCTGAGATCGCACAGACGCTGCTGCAG ACGTTCATCGGTCGCTTCAGACGGAACATGGACTCCTCTCAGAATGCCTACAACGAGGACACGTCTGCGCTGGTGGAGCGTCTGGACTGCCTGGAGAAGGCTCTGTTCACGTCGGGGCAGAGTGGCCTCAACAACTTCCAGAGCTGGGAGAAGGGCCAGGCCTCCCAACTCACCGCCTCCAGCCTGGTTCTCAACTACCGTAAGAGGAAGATCACCGATATACAGCCCTGA